In Streptomyces sp. NBC_01426, one genomic interval encodes:
- a CDS encoding RNA polymerase sigma-70 factor, producing MTTDNAATGADFEEHRQRMFGIAYRMLGSAHEAEDVVQDAWLRWNGADREPIAHPGAWLAKVVTRLCLNRLTSARARREEYVGPWLPEPVLTGDGTLGPLDSAERRDGVSMALLVLLERLTPKERAVYVLREAFGYGHREIAGLLDVTEANSRQLHRRAAERVDSPRPRFPPDPERWRGLVETFMSAARDGDLARLESLLATDVRYVSDGGGVVGAARRPILGRGNVARFLVGALRKFVGEEAVAFAEVNGAPALVFGEVAVFLPEFENGLVSGARVVVNPEKLVFLRRQLSHSGRLPGPGW from the coding sequence GTGACCACGGACAACGCCGCGACCGGAGCGGACTTCGAGGAACACCGGCAACGGATGTTCGGCATCGCCTACCGCATGCTGGGCTCCGCCCACGAGGCCGAGGACGTCGTACAGGACGCCTGGTTGCGGTGGAACGGCGCCGACCGGGAGCCGATCGCGCATCCGGGGGCCTGGTTGGCCAAGGTGGTCACCCGGCTGTGCCTCAACCGGCTCACCTCCGCGCGCGCCCGGCGCGAGGAGTACGTCGGCCCCTGGCTCCCGGAACCGGTCCTCACCGGGGACGGGACGCTCGGCCCGCTGGACTCGGCCGAGCGCCGGGACGGCGTCTCGATGGCCCTGCTGGTGCTGCTGGAACGGCTGACGCCGAAGGAGCGCGCCGTGTACGTGCTGCGCGAGGCCTTCGGGTACGGGCACCGGGAGATCGCCGGGCTGCTGGACGTCACCGAGGCCAACTCCCGGCAGCTCCACCGACGGGCGGCGGAGCGGGTGGACAGCCCGCGGCCGCGGTTCCCACCCGATCCCGAGCGGTGGCGGGGCCTGGTGGAGACCTTCATGTCCGCGGCGCGCGACGGGGACCTGGCCCGGCTGGAGAGCCTGCTCGCGACCGACGTCCGGTACGTGTCGGACGGCGGCGGGGTGGTGGGCGCGGCCCGGCGGCCGATCCTGGGCCGGGGGAACGTGGCCCGTTTCCTGGTGGGCGCGCTGCGCAAGTTCGTCGGCGAGGAGGCGGTCGCCTTCGCGGAGGTCAACGGGGCCCCGGCGCTGGTCTTCGGCGAGGTGGCGGTGTTCCTGCCGGAATTCGAGAATGGACTGGTCAGCGGCGCGCGGGTGGTGGTCAACCCGGAGAAGCTGGTGTTCCTGCGACGACAGCTGTCACATTCCGGGAGGCTGCCCGGTCCGGGCTGGTGA
- a CDS encoding ROK family transcriptional regulator, which translates to MGAVIPAKALTAAAPSPASPSTARAINDRLALGLLQSEGPLTATQLKHLTGLSRPSVADLVERLTEAGLIEVVGESGAQRRGPNARLYGIVARRAHLAALDVRTDSATAVVTDLLGLPLAEVSLPVDAVEEAVDRLDALTREVGAAPLHTVVVGAPGLVSPDSGQLGDTLRLPSWHRDLVAALRRRLAAKVVVENETNLAALAEQRIGAARDVDSFVLLWLGAGVGAAVVLDGRLRRGASGGAGEIGFLPVPGTAALPSDTDCGGGFHALAGRRAVTALAAEHGFRGPAEEAVAGAAGEAFLDALAERLAIGAAAVAAILDPGCVVLAGELGHAGGPALAARVAARLSTLTPVTTEVRATVLGGAAVLAGARLAAREEAQAVLFGGG; encoded by the coding sequence ATGGGCGCCGTGATCCCTGCCAAGGCCCTGACGGCCGCCGCTCCCTCGCCCGCGTCGCCGAGCACGGCCCGAGCCATCAACGACCGGCTCGCCCTCGGACTCCTCCAGTCCGAGGGACCCCTCACGGCCACCCAGCTCAAGCACCTGACCGGCCTGTCGCGGCCCTCGGTCGCCGACCTCGTCGAACGACTCACCGAAGCCGGACTGATCGAGGTCGTGGGGGAGTCCGGGGCACAGCGACGCGGCCCCAACGCCCGCCTGTACGGGATCGTCGCCCGCCGCGCCCACCTGGCCGCGCTGGACGTGCGCACCGACAGCGCCACCGCCGTCGTCACCGACCTGCTGGGCCTGCCACTGGCCGAGGTCTCGCTGCCGGTCGACGCCGTCGAGGAGGCCGTGGACCGGCTGGACGCCCTGACGCGGGAGGTCGGCGCGGCCCCCCTGCACACCGTGGTCGTCGGCGCTCCCGGGCTGGTCTCCCCGGACAGCGGCCAACTCGGCGACACCCTGCGCCTGCCGTCCTGGCACCGGGACCTCGTGGCGGCCCTGCGGCGACGGCTGGCGGCGAAGGTGGTCGTGGAGAACGAGACCAACCTGGCTGCCCTCGCCGAACAGCGGATCGGCGCGGCCCGGGACGTGGACTCCTTCGTCCTGCTGTGGCTGGGCGCCGGGGTGGGCGCGGCGGTGGTCCTGGACGGGCGGCTGCGCCGGGGAGCCTCCGGTGGGGCGGGCGAGATCGGCTTCCTGCCCGTCCCGGGGACCGCCGCACTGCCGTCGGACACCGACTGCGGCGGAGGCTTCCACGCGCTCGCCGGACGCCGTGCCGTCACCGCGCTGGCCGCCGAACACGGCTTCCGGGGACCGGCGGAGGAGGCGGTCGCCGGCGCCGCCGGCGAGGCGTTCCTGGACGCGCTGGCCGAACGCCTCGCGATCGGGGCGGCGGCCGTCGCGGCGATCCTCGACCCCGGCTGCGTGGTCCTGGCGGGCGAACTCGGCCACGCCGGCGGCCCCGCGCTGGCCGCCCGCGTCGCCGCCCGCCTGAGCACCCTGACCCCGGTCACCACGGAGGTCCGCGCCACGGTCCTCGGCGGCGCGGCGGTACTGGCGGGGGCCAGACTGGCCGCCCGCGAGGAGGCACAGGCCGTCCTCTTCGGCGGCGGCTGA
- a CDS encoding chitinase C-terminal domain-containing protein, producing MPSPTRTRAMLLASGAAIAGLLVGGLSAGVSHAADNESCRPDGLYKTAGVDVPYCSVYDSEGREKMGADHQRRVIGYFTGWRTGKDGTPAYLANNIPWSKVTHLNYAFAHVGGDNKISVGADNANNAATGMTWPGVAGAEMDPALPYKGHFNQLTKFKKQYPNVKTLISVGGWAETGGYFGDDGNRVASGGFYSMATNADGSVNQAGIDTFANSSVEFIRKYGFNGVDIDYEYPTTMKDAGNPLDWQLSNARRAGLVKGYAALMKSLREKLDRAGATDGKHYLLTVAAPSSGYLLRGMETFQMQKYLDYVNIMSYDLHGAWNEYVGPNASLFDDGKDAELAAANVYGSSQYGGVGYLNTDWAYHYFRGSMPAGRINIGLPYYTRGHKNVQGGTDGLWGKASATTCPAGAGLTKCGDGAVGIDNLWHDKDTNGVESPAGSNPMWHAKNLEKGIVGDYVTRYGFPANTTLTGTYVRKYDAKLVAPWLWNAQKKVFLSTEDEQSVAAKADYVVDRGIGGTMVWEMAGDYAWNATKGQYEMGDTLTSLMYDEFKAASPYGASKSNTALPKKAVDVATEFTEFKLGDSNYPITPKIKITNNTRTTLPGGTEFQFDYATSAPNNASDQSGFGTKVISSDHTGSNVGGLKGDFHRVSLKLPAWQTLAPGASVDLAFNYYLPVSTPSNWTVNISGTTYALAGDLARGTTVVEPGTTTPPTTPPTTPPTTPPTTPPTTPPTTPPGGTCTNPAYVAGQVYNSGNVVSHKGRNWKAGWWTQNEEPGTTGDWGVWKDQGAC from the coding sequence CTCCGAGGGCCGCGAGAAGATGGGCGCCGACCACCAGCGGCGCGTCATCGGCTACTTCACCGGATGGCGCACCGGCAAGGACGGCACCCCCGCCTACCTCGCCAACAACATCCCCTGGTCCAAGGTCACCCACCTGAACTACGCCTTCGCCCACGTCGGCGGGGACAACAAGATCTCCGTGGGCGCGGACAACGCGAACAACGCGGCCACCGGGATGACCTGGCCGGGTGTCGCGGGCGCCGAGATGGATCCGGCCCTCCCCTACAAGGGCCACTTCAACCAGCTGACGAAGTTCAAGAAGCAGTACCCGAACGTGAAGACCCTGATCTCGGTGGGCGGTTGGGCCGAGACCGGGGGCTACTTCGGCGACGACGGCAACCGGGTCGCCTCCGGCGGCTTCTACTCGATGGCCACCAACGCCGACGGCTCGGTCAACCAGGCCGGCATCGACACCTTCGCGAACTCCTCCGTCGAGTTCATCCGCAAGTACGGGTTCAACGGCGTCGACATCGACTACGAGTACCCGACCACCATGAAGGACGCGGGCAACCCGCTGGACTGGCAGCTCTCCAACGCCCGCCGGGCCGGGCTGGTCAAGGGCTACGCCGCCCTGATGAAGTCGCTGCGCGAGAAGCTCGACCGCGCGGGCGCCACCGACGGCAAGCACTACCTGCTCACCGTCGCCGCCCCCTCCTCCGGCTACCTGCTGCGGGGCATGGAGACGTTCCAGATGCAGAAGTACCTGGACTACGTCAACATCATGTCCTACGACCTGCACGGCGCCTGGAACGAGTACGTCGGCCCCAACGCCTCGCTGTTCGACGACGGCAAGGACGCCGAGCTGGCGGCCGCCAACGTCTACGGCAGCTCCCAGTACGGGGGCGTCGGGTACCTCAACACCGACTGGGCCTACCACTACTTCCGCGGCTCGATGCCGGCGGGCCGCATCAACATCGGCCTGCCGTACTACACCCGCGGCCACAAGAACGTGCAGGGCGGCACCGACGGCCTGTGGGGCAAGGCGTCCGCGACGACCTGCCCGGCCGGCGCCGGTCTGACCAAGTGCGGTGACGGCGCCGTCGGCATCGACAACCTGTGGCACGACAAGGACACCAACGGGGTCGAGTCCCCCGCCGGTTCCAACCCGATGTGGCACGCCAAGAACCTGGAGAAGGGGATCGTCGGCGACTACGTCACCAGGTACGGCTTCCCCGCGAACACCACCCTGACCGGCACCTACGTCCGCAAGTACGACGCCAAGCTGGTCGCGCCGTGGCTGTGGAACGCCCAGAAGAAGGTCTTCCTCTCCACCGAGGACGAGCAGTCGGTGGCGGCCAAGGCCGACTACGTCGTGGACCGCGGCATCGGCGGCACGATGGTCTGGGAGATGGCGGGCGACTACGCCTGGAACGCCACGAAGGGCCAGTACGAGATGGGCGACACGCTCACCTCGCTGATGTACGACGAGTTCAAGGCGGCCTCCCCGTACGGCGCGAGCAAGTCCAACACCGCGCTGCCGAAGAAGGCCGTGGACGTGGCGACGGAGTTCACCGAGTTCAAGCTCGGCGACTCCAACTACCCGATCACCCCGAAGATCAAGATCACCAACAACACCCGGACCACGCTGCCGGGCGGCACCGAGTTCCAGTTCGACTACGCGACCTCGGCTCCGAACAACGCCTCGGACCAGTCCGGGTTCGGCACGAAGGTGATCAGCAGCGACCACACCGGCAGCAACGTCGGTGGTCTGAAGGGCGACTTCCACCGGGTCTCCCTGAAGCTCCCGGCCTGGCAGACGCTGGCCCCGGGCGCCTCGGTCGACCTGGCGTTCAACTACTACCTGCCGGTGTCCACGCCCTCCAACTGGACGGTGAACATCTCCGGCACGACCTACGCACTCGCCGGAGACCTGGCGCGCGGCACCACGGTCGTGGAGCCGGGCACCACGACCCCGCCCACCACCCCGCCCACCACCCCTCCGACGACTCCCCCCACCACCCCGCCGACCACGCCGCCGACGACGCCCCCGGGCGGCACGTGCACCAACCCGGCGTACGTCGCGGGTCAGGTCTACAACAGCGGCAACGTGGTCTCGCACAAGGGCCGCAACTGGAAGGCCGGTTGGTGGACGCAGAACGAGGAGCCCGGCACCACCGGTGACTGGGGCGTCTGGAAGGACCAGGGCGCGTGCTGA